A window of the Polaribacter batillariae genome harbors these coding sequences:
- a CDS encoding CBS domain-containing protein, whose protein sequence is MKKRTPVSEIMSKKLVTLSSSDSLEKAEKLFKEKKIRHIPVVRNKEIIGMLSYTDILRISFADITEDEKNVDTFVYDMFTINQVMAKDVCIVSPDTTIKEVSELLSKKEFHALPVVKEGELVGIVTTTDLINYLIAQF, encoded by the coding sequence ATGAAAAAAAGAACACCAGTATCAGAAATTATGTCTAAAAAATTAGTTACGTTAAGTAGCTCTGATAGTTTAGAAAAAGCAGAGAAACTATTTAAAGAGAAAAAAATTAGACACATACCTGTAGTTCGAAATAAAGAAATTATTGGAATGTTAAGCTATACCGACATTTTACGAATTAGTTTTGCAGATATAACCGAAGACGAAAAGAATGTAGATACATTCGTGTACGACATGTTTACAATCAATCAAGTAATGGCTAAAGATGTTTGCATAGTATCTCCAGATACAACAATTAAAGAAGTATCAGAATTATTATCTAAGAAAGAATTTCATGCACTTCCTGTAGTAAAAGAAGGTGAATTAGTAGGTATCGTTACAACTACAGATTTAATTAATTACTTAATTGCACAATTTTAG
- a CDS encoding GatB/YqeY domain-containing protein, with protein sequence MSLQKQVMDKMKEAMKAKDTLALQALRAVKSAFLLAKTETGVQAELTEDQEIKIIQKQVKQRKDSVAIFVKQGREDLAEPELAEIAVLEQFLPEALTEEEIEAVVISTIDEVGASGMKDMGKVMGMVSKELAGQADGKTISMLVKKYLTK encoded by the coding sequence ATGAGTTTGCAAAAACAAGTAATGGATAAAATGAAAGAAGCAATGAAAGCGAAAGATACCCTTGCTTTACAAGCTTTAAGAGCTGTAAAATCGGCTTTTTTATTGGCAAAAACAGAAACTGGAGTTCAAGCAGAATTAACAGAAGACCAAGAAATAAAAATTATCCAGAAACAAGTAAAACAAAGAAAAGACAGTGTAGCAATTTTCGTAAAACAAGGCAGAGAAGATTTGGCCGAGCCAGAACTAGCAGAAATTGCAGTTTTAGAACAATTTTTACCAGAAGCCTTAACAGAAGAAGAAATAGAAGCGGTTGTAATTTCTACCATTGATGAAGTAGGAGCTTCTGGAATGAAAGATATGGGAAAAGTAATGGGGATGGTTTCTAAAGAATTGGCAGGCCAAGCAGATGGAAAAACAATTTCTATGTTGGTAAAAAAATATTTGACAAAATAA
- a CDS encoding retropepsin-like aspartic protease, which translates to MKRLEKILKKNKYVKISLKKIATNHLELKAKINGVKGRFILDTGASNSCVGLNAVENFKLIAEDSETKAAGAGATDMETQLSENNSLKIGGWKTKKLNLVLFDLSHVNTALIQHNAKEVDGIIGADILQSGKAFIDYNKNVLYLKKLKKNK; encoded by the coding sequence ATGAAACGTTTAGAAAAAATTTTAAAAAAGAACAAGTATGTAAAAATTTCGTTAAAGAAAATTGCAACAAATCATTTAGAATTAAAAGCAAAAATTAACGGAGTTAAAGGGCGTTTTATTTTAGATACTGGAGCCTCTAACTCTTGTGTAGGTTTAAATGCCGTAGAAAATTTTAAATTAATCGCAGAAGATAGCGAAACAAAAGCCGCAGGTGCAGGGGCAACAGATATGGAAACGCAATTATCTGAAAATAATTCACTAAAAATTGGTGGCTGGAAAACCAAGAAATTAAATTTGGTATTATTCGATTTGTCGCATGTAAATACGGCTTTAATACAGCACAATGCAAAAGAAGTAGATGGTATTATTGGCGCAGATATTTTACAAAGCGGCAAAGCATTTATAGATTATAACAAAAATGTTTTGTATTTAAAAAAATTGAAGAAAAATAAATAA
- a CDS encoding Na(+)-translocating NADH-quinone reductase subunit F: MKTSKRLEQALIKLYNAYHNNKLNPEDCTACAVGNILDNLDSWKHLSNEHGSLQLNYVGSVHQNLGRKFNGYSPLEILQIEKVFLDACGFKTPLCHYNKRPQNPTSKKVLFNGLCAVVELLCKFDNVSNVMDYSRLFECENNEPKYHLKTFLMS; encoded by the coding sequence ATGAAAACTTCTAAAAGATTAGAACAGGCATTAATTAAATTATATAATGCTTACCATAATAATAAGTTGAATCCAGAAGATTGTACAGCTTGTGCAGTTGGTAATATTTTAGATAATCTTGATAGTTGGAAACATTTGTCGAATGAACACGGTTCTTTGCAATTGAATTATGTAGGAAGCGTGCATCAAAATTTAGGAAGAAAGTTTAATGGGTATTCTCCGTTAGAAATTTTACAAATAGAAAAAGTGTTTTTAGATGCTTGTGGTTTTAAAACGCCTCTTTGCCATTATAACAAAAGACCACAAAACCCTACTTCTAAAAAAGTATTGTTTAATGGTCTTTGTGCAGTAGTTGAGCTATTGTGCAAATTCGATAATGTTTCTAATGTAATGGACTATTCTCGCTTATTTGAATGTGAAAATAATGAACCCAAATATCATCTCAAAACATTTTTAATGTCTTAG
- the nqrF gene encoding NADH:ubiquinone reductase (Na(+)-transporting) subunit F: protein MILAAGTTGTVIATVVAFLIIALLLITILLVVKQKLSPSGPVKIMINGEREIEVASGDSLLSTLGNNKIFLPSACGGGGTCIQCECHVNSGGGEALPTEVPHFSRKELKEGARLACQVKVKQDMNITIPEEVFGIKKWDAVVVRNYNVASFIKEFVVEIPEDMGYKAGGYIQIEIPPCTVNYKDIDITAHPEEHETPDKFQAEWDKFGLWPLVMKNDETVERAYSMASYPAEGREIMLNVRIATPPWDRAKNGWMDVNPGVASSYIFNLKKGDKCVISGPYGEFFINESDAEMLYVGGGAGMAPMRSHLYHLFKTLKTGRKVTYWYGGRSKRELFYIDHFKSLEKDFPNFKFYMALSEPLEEDNWKVKKDINDEGDGFVGFIHNCVIDNYLNHHEAPEDIELYFCGPPLMNKAVQKMGEDFGIPDENIRFDDFGG, encoded by the coding sequence ATGATTTTAGCAGCAGGAACTACAGGAACTGTAATCGCAACAGTAGTAGCATTTTTAATAATCGCTTTATTATTAATTACAATATTATTGGTTGTAAAACAAAAATTATCGCCATCTGGACCCGTAAAAATTATGATTAATGGAGAAAGAGAAATAGAAGTGGCTTCAGGAGACTCTTTACTATCTACTTTAGGTAATAATAAAATTTTCTTACCATCTGCCTGTGGTGGAGGTGGAACGTGTATTCAATGCGAATGCCATGTAAATTCTGGTGGAGGAGAAGCTTTACCAACAGAAGTTCCTCACTTTTCTAGAAAAGAATTAAAAGAAGGTGCACGTTTGGCTTGCCAAGTCAAGGTAAAACAAGACATGAATATTACCATTCCAGAAGAAGTTTTTGGAATAAAAAAATGGGATGCTGTTGTGGTAAGAAACTATAACGTAGCCTCTTTTATTAAAGAATTTGTAGTAGAAATCCCAGAAGATATGGGGTATAAAGCGGGTGGATATATTCAAATTGAAATACCTCCTTGTACCGTAAATTATAAAGATATAGACATTACTGCACATCCAGAAGAACATGAAACTCCCGATAAGTTTCAGGCAGAATGGGATAAATTTGGTCTTTGGCCTTTGGTAATGAAAAATGATGAAACAGTAGAACGTGCTTATTCCATGGCCTCTTACCCAGCAGAAGGAAGAGAAATTATGTTAAATGTACGTATTGCAACGCCACCTTGGGATAGAGCAAAAAATGGTTGGATGGATGTAAATCCAGGAGTTGCTTCTTCTTACATTTTTAATTTAAAGAAAGGCGATAAATGTGTAATTTCGGGACCTTATGGAGAGTTTTTTATCAATGAATCTGATGCAGAAATGCTATATGTAGGTGGTGGTGCAGGAATGGCGCCTATGCGTTCTCATTTATACCACTTATTTAAAACCTTAAAAACAGGTAGAAAAGTAACGTATTGGTATGGAGGTCGTTCTAAAAGAGAATTATTTTATATCGATCACTTTAAATCATTAGAAAAAGATTTTCCTAACTTTAAATTTTACATGGCACTTTCAGAGCCTTTAGAAGAAGATAATTGGAAAGTAAAAAAAGATATAAATGACGAAGGTGATGGTTTTGTTGGCTTTATTCACAACTGTGTAATCGATAATTACTTAAACCACCATGAAGCACCAGAAGACATCGAATTGTATTTCTGTGGGCCACCATTAATGAACAAAGCTGTACAAAAAATGGGTGAAGATTTTGGTATTCCAGATGAAAACATTCGTTTTGATGACTTTGGAGGATAA
- the nqrE gene encoding NADH:ubiquinone reductase (Na(+)-transporting) subunit E has protein sequence MEHVELFFKSIFIDNMVFAVFLGMCSYLAVSKKVATAVGLGAAVIFVLAITVPLNWLLDQYLLQPGALVWLGDEYADYDLGFLSFIMFIATIATMVQLVEIIVEKFSPSLYNSLGIFLPLIAVNCAILGGSLFMQAREIETLGLAFNYGISSGIGWFLAILAIAAIREKIRYSSVPPALRGLGITFIITGLMGIGFLSFGGMLTGGDEEGEPSTEPEVTTEKVQVQKEKEEIAKNTKTIN, from the coding sequence ATGGAGCACGTAGAATTATTTTTCAAATCAATTTTTATTGATAATATGGTGTTTGCGGTATTCTTAGGTATGTGTTCATACTTAGCCGTATCTAAAAAAGTAGCAACAGCAGTTGGTTTAGGAGCTGCAGTAATTTTTGTATTGGCAATAACAGTTCCTTTAAACTGGCTATTAGATCAATATTTATTACAACCAGGTGCATTAGTTTGGTTAGGTGATGAATATGCAGACTACGATTTAGGTTTCCTTTCTTTTATTATGTTTATCGCAACCATTGCAACCATGGTGCAATTGGTAGAGATAATTGTAGAGAAATTTTCACCATCATTATACAACTCATTAGGTATTTTCTTACCATTAATTGCTGTAAACTGTGCAATTTTAGGAGGTTCTTTATTTATGCAAGCAAGAGAAATCGAAACTTTAGGTTTGGCATTTAATTACGGAATTTCATCTGGAATTGGTTGGTTTTTAGCAATTTTAGCCATTGCAGCCATTCGTGAGAAAATTAGATACTCAAGCGTTCCACCAGCATTAAGAGGCTTAGGAATTACTTTTATTATTACAGGTTTAATGGGTATAGGTTTCTTAAGTTTTGGAGGAATGTTAACTGGAGGAGATGAAGAAGGAGAACCTTCTACAGAACCAGAAGTTACTACTGAAAAAGTGCAAGTACAAAAAGAAAAAGAAGAAATAGCAAAAAATACTAAAACTATAAATTAA
- a CDS encoding NADH:ubiquinone reductase (Na(+)-transporting) subunit D, with amino-acid sequence MGLLSKKDTKLITDPLADNNPITIQVLGICSALAITAELKASLVMGVAVLFVLGVGNVVISLMRNIIPSKIRIIVQLIVVASLVIIVDQVLKAFAYELSKTLSVFIGLIITNCIIMGRFEAFALANGPWKSFLDGIGNALGYAVILIIVGFFRELLGSGTLFGIPVLGDSIKKTGLYATGYENNGFMLMPPMALIIVGLIIWVQRSRNKALIED; translated from the coding sequence ATGGGACTACTTTCAAAAAAAGACACAAAGTTAATCACAGATCCATTAGCAGACAATAACCCAATTACCATTCAAGTATTAGGTATTTGTTCTGCATTAGCAATTACTGCAGAGTTAAAAGCTTCTTTAGTAATGGGCGTTGCAGTATTGTTTGTATTAGGAGTTGGTAATGTTGTAATCTCTTTAATGAGAAACATTATTCCTTCTAAAATTAGAATTATTGTACAGCTAATTGTAGTTGCTTCTTTAGTAATTATTGTAGATCAAGTTTTAAAGGCATTTGCTTACGAATTAAGTAAAACACTCTCTGTATTTATTGGGTTAATTATTACAAACTGTATTATTATGGGACGTTTTGAAGCTTTTGCTTTGGCAAACGGACCTTGGAAATCTTTCTTAGACGGAATAGGAAATGCGTTAGGATACGCCGTTATTTTAATAATTGTTGGTTTCTTTAGAGAATTATTAGGTTCTGGAACTTTATTCGGAATTCCAGTTTTAGGAGATTCAATTAAAAAAACAGGACTATATGCAACAGGGTATGAAAACAACGGTTTTATGTTAATGCCACCAATGGCGTTAATTATTGTTGGATTGATTATCTGGGTACAAAGAAGTAGAAACAAAGCACTAATAGAAGATTAA
- a CDS encoding Na(+)-translocating NADH-quinone reductase subunit C: protein MSNKTDSNSYTIIFAIVMVVIVGSLLAFTASSLKPTIKENERMEKQQNILYAMGVNENEEGSITFVSTDKVAEIFSTKISEQIVLEVKDGKILKEMNREEFMAANNKKEPYLIDVKKQQTRAKNGKSRFLPLFIGEQEGQTVYVAPIRGKGLWDAIWGYVALDKDMVVKGVFFDHAGETPGLGANIKQRYFMDDFYGEKLLTDAGVFKGITVAKGNNDPLNEDKDDHEVDALAGATITGDGVAAMIKKDLKLYLPYFQNLKNKN, encoded by the coding sequence ATGAGTAATAAAACAGATAGTAATAGTTATACAATTATTTTTGCCATTGTTATGGTGGTAATCGTTGGTTCGTTATTAGCATTCACAGCATCGTCGTTAAAACCAACTATTAAGGAAAACGAACGAATGGAAAAGCAACAAAATATTTTGTATGCAATGGGTGTTAACGAAAATGAAGAAGGAAGCATCACATTTGTTTCTACAGATAAAGTAGCTGAGATTTTTTCAACTAAAATTTCTGAACAAATTGTTTTAGAAGTTAAAGACGGTAAAATTCTTAAAGAAATGAATCGTGAAGAGTTCATGGCAGCTAACAACAAAAAAGAACCGTATTTAATTGATGTTAAAAAACAACAAACCAGAGCTAAAAACGGCAAATCGAGATTTTTGCCTTTATTTATAGGAGAACAAGAAGGACAAACAGTTTATGTAGCACCAATTAGAGGTAAAGGTCTTTGGGATGCTATTTGGGGCTATGTTGCTTTAGATAAAGATATGGTTGTAAAAGGTGTATTTTTCGATCACGCAGGAGAAACACCAGGTTTAGGAGCTAACATAAAACAGCGCTATTTTATGGACGATTTTTATGGTGAAAAATTATTGACAGATGCTGGTGTTTTCAAAGGTATTACAGTTGCTAAAGGAAATAACGATCCATTAAATGAAGATAAAGACGATCATGAAGTAGATGCTTTAGCAGGAGCAACCATTACTGGAGATGGTGTTGCTGCAATGATAAAAAAAGATTTAAAGTTGTATTTACCATACTTCCAAAATTTAAAAAATAAAAACTAA
- a CDS encoding NADH:ubiquinone reductase (Na(+)-transporting) subunit B: MSLKQNLHNLKEKYKGTKMAPAFNAIHTFLYLPNEVTHGGTHIKAADDLKRTMNIVIMALIPCLIFGMFNAGYQHYAAIERAQGITSEFSLLGSFLTWDNLWIGIIKVLPLVIVSYGVGLLVEFIFAVIKGHEVEEGYLVTGMLVPLIVPVDTPLWMLAVAVVFGVVIGKEVFGGTGMNILNPALTIRAFLFFAYPTWMSGDKVWVYDAVERTGTPDAISGETILGSYAQNQEVIYSTWDKFMGFIPGSVGETSTLLILLGAAFLIFTKIGSWRIIVSTFLGAAVMGFIFNQVVAANIITESSKFYGLMSTVWWEHLMIGGLAFGAVYMATDPVTASQTNKGKWIYGFLIGFLSIMIRVFNPAYPEGVFLAILLMNVFAPTIDHYVVQGNVKKRMKRLKAKTA, from the coding sequence ATGAGCTTAAAACAAAACTTACATAATTTAAAAGAAAAATATAAAGGAACAAAAATGGCTCCTGCGTTTAATGCAATCCATACCTTTTTATATTTACCGAACGAAGTTACTCACGGAGGAACTCACATTAAGGCAGCAGACGATTTAAAGCGTACAATGAATATTGTAATTATGGCTTTAATTCCTTGTTTAATTTTTGGAATGTTTAACGCAGGTTACCAACATTATGCAGCTATAGAAAGAGCACAAGGAATTACTTCAGAGTTTTCTTTATTGGGTTCATTTTTAACTTGGGATAACCTTTGGATAGGAATCATAAAAGTATTACCATTAGTAATTGTTTCTTATGGTGTTGGTCTTTTAGTGGAATTTATTTTCGCAGTAATAAAAGGGCACGAAGTTGAAGAAGGCTACTTAGTAACAGGAATGTTAGTTCCATTAATTGTACCAGTTGACACACCTTTGTGGATGTTGGCAGTTGCCGTTGTTTTTGGAGTAGTTATTGGTAAAGAAGTATTTGGTGGAACAGGAATGAATATTTTAAATCCTGCTTTAACCATCAGAGCATTTTTATTCTTTGCCTACCCAACTTGGATGTCTGGAGATAAAGTTTGGGTATATGATGCTGTAGAAAGAACAGGAACTCCAGATGCAATTTCAGGAGAAACCATCTTAGGAAGTTATGCACAAAACCAAGAAGTAATTTATTCTACTTGGGATAAGTTTATGGGATTCATACCAGGTTCTGTAGGAGAAACATCAACATTATTAATACTATTAGGTGCAGCATTTTTAATTTTTACAAAAATTGGAAGCTGGAGAATTATTGTTTCAACATTTTTAGGAGCAGCAGTAATGGGCTTTATTTTCAACCAAGTTGTTGCCGCAAATATCATCACAGAATCCAGTAAATTTTACGGATTAATGAGCACTGTTTGGTGGGAACACTTAATGATTGGTGGTTTGGCATTTGGTGCAGTTTATATGGCAACAGACCCTGTAACAGCATCACAAACAAATAAAGGAAAGTGGATTTACGGTTTTCTAATTGGTTTCTTGTCGATTATGATTCGCGTATTTAACCCAGCATATCCAGAAGGAGTATTCTTAGCCATTTTATTAATGAATGTATTCGCACCAACCATAGATCATTACGTGGTGCAAGGAAACGTTAAGAAAAGAATGAAACGTTTAAAAGCTAAAACTGCTTAA
- a CDS encoding Na(+)-translocating NADH-quinone reductase subunit A gives MSKDIRIKKGLDIKLVGVAEKTTTNSTQSSIYAVKPEDFHGITPKLIAKEGTEVKAGEVLFHSKSDERLLFPSPVSGKVVEVVRGARRKVLAVKISADATQTYKDFGIKNADSMSAEEVKNHLLVAGCWPFVKQRPYDVIANPNQAPKAIFISAYASAPLAADLDYTLAGKTAELQAAIDAISKLTEGKVHVSVGANANSPLASLNGVELHKVSGPHPSGNVGTQIAKIDPINKGEVVWVIAPQDLVVIGELLLTGKLNLTRTVALTGSKFKKPQYVTAIAGATVADFTKGNLNNDNTRIISGNVLSGKEVKEDEFLGYYDNQITAIPEGDDYEFFGWNKPIFNKISTSRALTFSWLTPNKKFDLNTNTNGEHRAFVVTGAYEQVFPLDIYPMQLLKAFMYKDLDEMEALGGYEVAPEDFALTEFICVSKQPHQKIIREGLDLMREELG, from the coding sequence ATGTCAAAAGACATTCGTATTAAAAAAGGCTTAGATATTAAGCTTGTTGGCGTTGCAGAAAAAACTACTACGAATAGTACACAAAGTAGTATTTACGCAGTTAAGCCAGAAGACTTTCACGGAATAACACCCAAACTTATTGCTAAAGAAGGCACAGAAGTAAAAGCAGGAGAAGTACTTTTTCATTCGAAAAGCGACGAACGCCTTTTATTTCCAAGTCCGGTTTCTGGTAAAGTAGTAGAGGTTGTTCGTGGAGCAAGAAGAAAAGTATTAGCAGTTAAAATTTCTGCAGATGCAACACAAACTTATAAAGATTTTGGCATTAAAAATGCAGATTCTATGTCTGCAGAAGAAGTGAAAAATCATTTATTAGTAGCAGGTTGTTGGCCATTTGTAAAACAGCGTCCTTACGATGTTATTGCAAATCCAAATCAGGCTCCCAAAGCAATTTTTATATCCGCTTACGCAAGTGCACCTTTAGCTGCAGATTTAGATTATACTTTGGCAGGTAAAACAGCAGAATTGCAAGCAGCAATAGATGCAATTTCTAAACTAACAGAAGGCAAAGTACATGTTTCTGTTGGCGCAAATGCCAATTCTCCCTTAGCAAGTTTAAATGGAGTAGAACTGCACAAGGTTTCAGGGCCACATCCTTCAGGAAATGTTGGAACTCAAATTGCAAAAATAGATCCTATTAACAAGGGCGAAGTTGTTTGGGTAATTGCACCTCAAGATTTGGTGGTTATTGGAGAGTTGTTACTAACAGGTAAGTTAAACTTAACAAGAACTGTTGCTTTAACAGGGTCTAAATTTAAAAAGCCACAATACGTAACTGCAATTGCAGGAGCAACTGTTGCAGATTTTACAAAAGGAAATTTAAATAACGATAATACAAGAATTATCAGCGGAAATGTGCTTTCTGGAAAAGAAGTAAAAGAAGACGAATTTTTGGGTTATTACGACAATCAAATTACTGCGATTCCAGAAGGAGACGATTATGAGTTTTTTGGTTGGAACAAACCAATTTTTAATAAAATTTCTACCTCTAGGGCACTTACTTTTTCTTGGCTAACACCTAATAAAAAGTTCGATTTAAATACAAATACAAACGGAGAACACAGGGCATTCGTGGTAACAGGAGCTTACGAACAAGTATTTCCTTTAGACATTTACCCAATGCAGCTGTTAAAAGCATTTATGTATAAAGATTTAGACGAAATGGAAGCTTTAGGCGGTTACGAAGTAGCACCAGAAGATTTTGCACTTACAGAATTTATTTGTGTATCTAAACAACCTCACCAGAAGATAATTCGTGAAGGTTTAGATTTAATGAGAGAAGAATTAGGATAA
- a CDS encoding DUF5103 domain-containing protein translates to MNAQNIKTIQLRPLQENNFSAIVPLGTVLELSFDDLDADNKSYQYKIEHMTHDWQKSRLLSSQYIDGFDQNTIIDVTNSFNTLQNYTHYSVKIPNTNSIITKSGNYLLSVLDAYDDVVFTRRFVMYENATTIGVSVTRSRDTKTLNTQQTVQFSVNHPNIRINNPNQEINVAIIKNNNWNETITNLQPTFFKPNQLLYTYTNKTNFWGGNEYLNFDSKVIRSRSLNIVKITNDNLFNLYIYPFKYNPFKEYTYNPDINGQFIIRTLEANDPKTEADYAAMHFTLEVEAPFKNKEVYVYGAFNNFEISADNKMYYNEKNQTYNARILLKQGFYNYTFATLGKDNFVNTNEINGTFFETENVYNVLVYYKPLGGLYDRVIGVGTGFFNQNR, encoded by the coding sequence TTGAACGCCCAGAATATTAAAACCATTCAATTAAGACCTTTGCAAGAAAATAATTTTTCGGCAATTGTACCTTTAGGAACCGTTTTAGAACTGTCTTTTGATGATTTAGATGCAGACAACAAAAGTTATCAATACAAAATTGAGCATATGACTCACGATTGGCAAAAAAGCAGATTGCTTTCTAGCCAATATATAGATGGTTTTGACCAAAACACCATTATCGATGTTACAAATTCGTTCAATACACTTCAAAATTACACGCATTATTCTGTAAAAATTCCGAATACGAATTCTATCATTACTAAAAGTGGAAACTATCTTTTATCGGTTTTAGATGCTTATGACGATGTTGTTTTTACAAGACGCTTCGTTATGTACGAAAACGCCACTACAATTGGGGTTTCTGTTACTAGAAGTAGAGATACAAAAACGTTAAATACACAACAAACTGTTCAGTTTTCGGTAAATCATCCAAATATTCGCATTAATAATCCGAATCAAGAAATTAATGTCGCCATTATAAAAAATAACAATTGGAACGAAACAATCACAAATTTACAACCCACTTTTTTTAAACCCAATCAGTTATTATACACCTACACAAACAAAACAAATTTCTGGGGAGGAAATGAATATTTAAATTTCGACAGTAAAGTAATAAGAAGTAGAAGTTTAAATATTGTAAAAATTACCAACGACAATCTCTTTAACCTTTATATTTATCCGTTTAAGTACAATCCGTTTAAAGAATACACGTATAATCCAGATATTAACGGACAGTTTATAATTAGAACTTTAGAGGCAAATGACCCAAAAACTGAAGCAGATTATGCAGCAATGCATTTTACTTTAGAAGTGGAAGCACCTTTTAAAAACAAGGAAGTATATGTATATGGTGCTTTTAATAATTTTGAAATATCTGCAGACAATAAAATGTATTATAACGAGAAAAACCAAACTTACAATGCTCGCATTTTATTAAAACAAGGTTTTTATAATTATACATTTGCTACTTTAGGAAAAGATAACTTTGTAAATACGAACGAAATTAACGGAACTTTCTTTGAAACGGAAAATGTTTATAACGTTTTAGTTTATTACAAACCTTTGGGCGGCTTATATGATAGAGTAATTGGTGTTGGTACTGGATTTTTCAATCAAAATAGATAG
- the apaG gene encoding Co2+/Mg2+ efflux protein ApaG, with translation MIQQITKGIKISVATEYNGTSLRNTKLYHIFAYEITIENKSSNTVKLTDRFWKIYDSLNPTEIVSGEGVVGQTPTLKPNDIYTYTSGCFLESNIGAMKGFYTMINLNNYDQFKVFIPTFQLITPVLLN, from the coding sequence ATGATACAGCAAATTACAAAAGGAATTAAAATTTCTGTTGCAACAGAATACAATGGTACAAGTTTAAGAAACACAAAATTGTATCATATTTTTGCGTACGAAATTACCATTGAGAACAAAAGCAGCAATACTGTAAAGCTTACAGATCGTTTTTGGAAGATTTACGATTCTTTAAACCCTACAGAAATTGTGAGTGGAGAAGGCGTTGTTGGCCAAACCCCCACTTTAAAACCTAATGATATTTACACCTATACTTCTGGTTGTTTTTTGGAATCGAACATAGGTGCTATGAAAGGGTTTTACACCATGATAAACCTAAATAATTACGACCAATTTAAAGTATTTATACCAACTTTTCAGCTAATAACACCTGTACTATTAAACTAA
- a CDS encoding NRDE family protein, translating into MCTVTYLPLDNDNFILTSNRDETPLRKTVPPKKYIENGVEITYPKDALAGGTWIGLSEKKRLVCLLNGGFTIHKRKSSYKMSRGIIVKNILTNNQALHYIKTFDFTDIEPFTLVFVDWTVNLATYELVWNGETKHFQKLPQEPKIWSSSTLYSNEMKELRKRWFADFLEHHKEYNQQEIVAFHKNETLGTIDISPKMKREFVETVSITSVKKIASEIDMSYIDFLEK; encoded by the coding sequence ATGTGCACAGTTACGTATTTACCTCTTGATAATGATAATTTTATTTTAACCTCTAATAGAGATGAAACTCCTTTGAGAAAAACAGTTCCGCCTAAAAAATATATAGAAAATGGAGTAGAAATTACCTATCCAAAAGATGCATTAGCAGGTGGAACATGGATTGGTTTGAGTGAAAAAAAACGCTTGGTATGCCTACTAAATGGAGGTTTTACAATTCATAAAAGAAAAAGTTCTTATAAAATGAGTCGTGGAATTATTGTAAAAAATATTCTTACCAACAACCAGGCACTTCATTATATAAAAACATTCGATTTTACAGATATAGAGCCGTTTACATTGGTTTTTGTAGATTGGACTGTAAATTTAGCAACTTACGAATTGGTTTGGAATGGAGAAACAAAACATTTTCAAAAACTACCCCAAGAACCCAAAATATGGTCTTCTTCTACATTGTATTCTAACGAAATGAAGGAGCTTAGAAAAAGATGGTTTGCCGATTTTTTAGAGCATCATAAAGAATACAATCAACAAGAAATTGTCGCATTTCATAAAAACGAAACACTAGGTACTATCGATATTTCACCAAAAATGAAAAGAGAATTTGTAGAAACTGTAAGTATTACTTCAGTAAAGAAAATTGCTTCAGAAATTGATATGAGTTATATCGATTTTCTTGAAAAATAA